In Prochlorococcus marinus XMU1404, the following proteins share a genomic window:
- the plsX gene encoding phosphate acyltransferase PlsX has protein sequence MAKDNVHKINKSRAIRRLVIWYKRNSAVTSIVDTAASSAVTASNMAGNVVSGAGSVVSTAGNVASNVAGNVAGNVVSSAESVVNTASNVVSNASSLAKNTLQPLVFDPLKRLQNSDNVLDKVEDAQSKRIWIAVDGMGGDYAPGPILQGCLEAISRFPINIKFVGKIEKVQNEAERIGLTELLDKEIQNNRLELIDSGDPIGMNEEATAVRKRKNSSINVAMDLVRSNKAQAVYSAGNSGAMMASAIFRIGRLKGIDRPAIGALFPTRDQTRPVLVLDVGANTDCKPSYLHQFALLGNIYAKDVLQVKKPKIGLLNIGEEECKGNDLSLKTFELLSSEKSFDFGGNCEGRDVLSGSFDVVVCDGFTGNILLKFLESVGGVLLDILRSELPRGRRGKVGSAFLKSNLLRIKKRLDHAEHGGALLLGVNGICVIGHGSSKSLSVVSALRLAHSAVNHNVMENLNQLQKLQVLNS, from the coding sequence ATGGCAAAAGATAATGTACATAAAATCAACAAGTCTAGAGCTATCCGAAGACTAGTTATTTGGTATAAGAGAAACTCGGCTGTAACTTCAATAGTTGATACTGCTGCTAGTTCTGCGGTAACGGCTAGTAATATGGCGGGTAATGTAGTTTCAGGTGCTGGATCTGTCGTAAGTACAGCTGGTAATGTTGCCAGTAATGTTGCAGGTAATGTTGCAGGTAATGTAGTTTCAAGCGCTGAATCTGTTGTGAATACAGCAAGTAATGTAGTTTCAAATGCTAGTTCACTGGCAAAAAATACATTACAGCCATTAGTGTTTGATCCATTAAAAAGATTACAAAATAGCGATAATGTTTTAGATAAGGTTGAAGACGCGCAATCTAAAAGAATTTGGATAGCAGTTGATGGTATGGGGGGAGATTATGCTCCTGGGCCAATTCTCCAAGGCTGTCTTGAGGCTATAAGCAGATTCCCTATAAATATAAAGTTTGTTGGTAAAATTGAAAAAGTTCAAAATGAAGCAGAAAGAATTGGTTTAACAGAATTACTTGATAAAGAAATACAAAATAATCGTCTTGAATTAATTGATAGTGGAGATCCTATAGGAATGAATGAAGAAGCTACTGCAGTTAGAAAAAGGAAGAATTCAAGTATTAATGTTGCAATGGATCTAGTAAGAAGTAATAAAGCGCAAGCTGTTTACTCAGCTGGTAATTCAGGAGCAATGATGGCTTCAGCCATATTCAGAATTGGTAGATTAAAAGGTATTGATAGACCCGCTATAGGAGCATTATTCCCTACAAGGGATCAAACTCGTCCTGTGTTGGTTTTAGATGTTGGTGCAAATACAGATTGTAAACCTTCTTATCTGCATCAGTTCGCTCTTCTAGGAAATATTTATGCAAAAGATGTCTTGCAAGTAAAAAAACCCAAAATTGGCCTTTTAAATATTGGAGAAGAAGAATGCAAAGGTAATGATTTATCCCTAAAAACATTTGAATTACTTTCTAGCGAGAAAAGTTTTGATTTTGGAGGTAATTGTGAAGGACGAGATGTATTATCAGGCAGTTTTGATGTAGTAGTATGTGATGGGTTTACCGGAAATATATTATTAAAATTTCTTGAGTCTGTGGGAGGCGTTTTATTAGATATTTTAAGATCTGAGCTACCAAGAGGGAGGAGGGGAAAAGTTGGTTCAGCTTTTTTAAAAAGTAATCTACTCAGAATCAAGAAAAGGTTGGATCATGCTGAACATGGAGGTGCTTTATTACTTGGAGTAAACGGTATCTGTGTGATCGGCCATGGTAGTAGTAAGTCTTTATCAGTTGTTAGTGCTCTTCGACTGGCTCACTCGGCAGTTAATCATAATGTGATGGAAAATTTAAATCAACTTCAAAAGCTTCAAGTTTTAAATTCATAA
- a CDS encoding phytoene synthase translates to MKNSISQLDQAYEICRKETQKWAKTFYLGTLLLPLEKRKAIWAIYVWCRRTDEIMDSIEASTKSQEELSDSLDAWEENTKNVFKGNIKSKLDSVLLDTIEKYPQSIQPYLDMIDGQRMDLNKFRYKDFEELKLYCYRVAGTVGLMTQNVMGIDSAYTSAPWSAQPDPSEAAIALGIANQLTNILRDVGEDRHRGRIYLPQEDIEKFNYSEEELLKGEINNQWKELMNFQLKRARHWFEKSEDGIKWLSSDARWPVWTSLRLYRGILDSIERLDYDVFNNRAYVKNSVKAFEIPISFLISRIK, encoded by the coding sequence TTGAAAAATTCAATTTCTCAACTAGATCAAGCATACGAGATATGCCGTAAAGAAACTCAAAAATGGGCTAAAACTTTTTACTTGGGTACTCTTTTACTACCACTTGAAAAGAGAAAAGCTATTTGGGCTATTTATGTATGGTGTAGAAGAACAGATGAAATAATGGATAGTATAGAAGCCTCAACTAAATCACAAGAGGAGCTTTCAGACAGCTTAGATGCATGGGAAGAAAATACAAAAAATGTTTTTAAAGGAAATATCAAATCAAAATTAGATTCAGTTCTCTTAGATACCATCGAAAAATATCCACAAAGTATTCAACCTTATCTAGATATGATAGATGGTCAGAGAATGGATCTGAACAAATTTAGATACAAAGATTTTGAAGAATTAAAACTATATTGTTATAGAGTTGCAGGTACTGTTGGTTTAATGACTCAGAATGTCATGGGAATTGATAGCGCCTATACTTCAGCGCCATGGAGTGCGCAGCCTGACCCGTCCGAAGCAGCTATAGCTCTAGGAATTGCAAATCAATTAACAAATATATTGAGAGATGTAGGGGAAGACAGACATAGAGGAAGAATTTATCTTCCACAAGAAGATATTGAAAAATTTAATTATTCTGAAGAAGAACTTTTAAAAGGAGAAATCAACAATCAGTGGAAGGAGCTGATGAACTTTCAATTAAAAAGAGCCCGTCATTGGTTCGAAAAGTCTGAAGATGGGATTAAATGGTTATCCTCTGACGCGAGGTGGCCTGTTTGGACATCTTTACGTCTCTATAGAGGAATTTTAGATTCTATTGAAAGGCTTGACTATGACGTTTTTAATAACAGAGCTTATGTAAAGAATTCAGTAAAAGCTTTTGAGATTCCTATATCTTTTCTAATTTCTCGAATTAAATAG
- the rpaB gene encoding response regulator transcription factor RpaB, producing MTLSSQTKETILVADDEASIRRILETRLSMIGYKVVTASDGKEALKLFKDYEPDLVVLDVMMPKLDGYGVCQELRKDSDVPIVMLTALGDVADRITGLELGADDYVVKPFSPKELEARIRCVLRRIDKEQIPGMPNSGLILVTDIKIDTNRRQVFKSDERIRLTGMEFSLLELLVSRSGEPFSRGEILKEVWGYTPERHVDTRVVDVHISRLRSKLEADPANPELILTARGTGYLFQRIVDINPFEGK from the coding sequence ATGACTCTTTCTAGTCAAACTAAAGAAACAATTCTAGTCGCAGATGATGAGGCCAGTATTAGAAGAATTTTAGAGACGCGTCTATCCATGATTGGCTACAAAGTTGTAACTGCAAGTGATGGTAAAGAAGCACTAAAGTTATTTAAAGATTATGAGCCTGATTTGGTAGTACTTGACGTCATGATGCCAAAGTTAGATGGTTATGGAGTTTGTCAAGAATTAAGGAAAGATTCTGATGTTCCAATTGTCATGTTAACTGCATTAGGAGATGTTGCCGATAGGATAACAGGTTTAGAATTAGGGGCTGACGATTATGTTGTTAAACCATTTAGTCCTAAGGAATTAGAAGCCAGAATCAGGTGCGTTTTAAGAAGAATTGACAAAGAACAAATTCCTGGCATGCCTAATTCAGGATTAATTTTAGTTACTGATATAAAAATTGATACAAATCGAAGACAAGTTTTTAAAAGCGATGAGAGAATTAGATTAACTGGTATGGAATTTAGTCTCTTAGAGCTTTTGGTAAGTAGGTCAGGAGAGCCATTTAGTAGAGGAGAGATTTTAAAAGAGGTTTGGGGATATACACCCGAGAGACATGTAGATACAAGAGTAGTCGATGTTCATATTTCAAGATTAAGATCAAAATTGGAGGCTGATCCTGCAAATCCTGAATTGATATTAACAGCAAGAGGCACCGGATATCTGTTTCAAAGGATTGTCGATATTAATCCTTTTGAAGGTAAATAA
- a CDS encoding Ycf34 family protein — protein sequence MCICINCKWVDRCITYHDVENNHGVDNICDVPDFKPKKPFIHVSIVKDNNGACKTDWDVQSCESFTNEFGKWSKCNPGLELPV from the coding sequence ATGTGCATTTGCATCAACTGTAAATGGGTTGATAGATGTATCACTTATCATGACGTTGAAAATAATCATGGTGTTGATAATATTTGTGATGTGCCTGATTTTAAACCAAAAAAACCATTTATTCATGTCAGTATAGTTAAAGATAATAATGGTGCTTGCAAAACTGATTGGGATGTTCAATCTTGTGAAAGCTTTACGAATGAATTTGGTAAATGGTCTAAATGTAATCCAGGTTTAGAATTGCCTGTTTAA
- the fabD gene encoding ACP S-malonyltransferase: MTVAWVFPGQGSQKIGMAKQIENLPNSKERFNYASEIFERNLFEICEFSSEPTNPLNDLNNTINTQICLFLVESVLLDALKDNGFKPAYVAGHSLGEITALYCADVFSFQDCVSLIKVRSQLMVNAGNGSMAAVIGFDRNQLNSLVKKIDDIVIANDNSSSQVVLSGSNEALDNLSTEISCKRFLKLNVSGAFHSPFMNEPSAKFSDYLKQIEFKNPSFPVISNYNPTLCRDPNELKIRLENQMCHGVRWRETMDLMAKDSDLHIVEIGPSNVLSGLGKRHLKDVKISQVSSSDQITY, encoded by the coding sequence ATGACAGTTGCGTGGGTATTCCCTGGACAGGGTTCACAAAAAATTGGAATGGCAAAACAAATTGAAAATTTGCCCAATTCAAAGGAGAGGTTTAATTATGCTTCTGAGATATTTGAAAGAAATTTATTTGAAATTTGTGAGTTCAGTTCTGAGCCAACAAATCCTCTCAATGACTTGAATAATACAATAAATACTCAAATTTGTCTTTTTTTAGTTGAATCGGTTTTATTAGATGCCTTAAAAGACAATGGTTTTAAGCCAGCTTATGTTGCTGGGCATAGTCTTGGAGAAATTACAGCACTCTATTGTGCTGATGTTTTTTCTTTCCAAGATTGTGTATCACTAATAAAAGTAAGATCTCAATTAATGGTAAATGCTGGTAACGGATCTATGGCAGCAGTAATTGGTTTTGATAGAAATCAACTTAATTCGTTAGTAAAAAAAATTGATGATATTGTAATTGCTAATGATAACAGCTCATCCCAGGTGGTCTTGTCAGGATCTAATGAAGCGTTAGATAATTTATCTACAGAAATTTCTTGTAAAAGATTCTTGAAGTTAAATGTCTCGGGTGCATTTCATTCACCATTTATGAATGAGCCTTCAGCAAAATTTTCTGATTATTTGAAACAGATTGAATTTAAGAATCCTTCTTTCCCAGTCATAAGCAATTATAATCCAACACTTTGTCGCGATCCAAATGAGCTTAAAATTAGATTAGAAAATCAAATGTGTCATGGCGTGAGGTGGCGAGAAACTATGGATTTGATGGCAAAAGATTCTGATCTCCATATTGTAGAGATTGGCCCCTCAAATGTACTTAGCGGTTTAGGTAAAAGACATCTGAAGGATGTAAAAATTTCTCAAGTTTCATCTTCTGATCAAATCACTTATTAA
- a CDS encoding lysophospholipid acyltransferase family protein yields MKNDIFQKLIYQVVSKLFVLPIYKFVFKGQLIGRENIPQDDCFIMVSNHGSLLDPPLLGHALGRNIAFMAKAELFKIPFLGFVIKACGAYPVKRGIADKNTIKVACKKLSNNNCIGIFIDGTRQKNGRVNKPKQGAALLAFKNQKLLLPVAIVNSHKLIRFKFCIPFFSKIVIKVGKPVQPPESSTRDDLYSLTTHLQDIINNLIE; encoded by the coding sequence ATGAAAAATGATATTTTTCAAAAATTAATCTATCAAGTAGTTAGCAAACTTTTTGTATTACCTATTTATAAATTTGTTTTTAAAGGTCAGTTAATAGGTAGAGAAAATATTCCGCAAGATGATTGTTTTATAATGGTTTCTAATCATGGATCTTTACTTGATCCTCCTTTGTTAGGACATGCTCTTGGACGAAACATTGCGTTTATGGCTAAGGCAGAGCTTTTTAAAATTCCTTTTCTTGGATTTGTTATCAAGGCTTGTGGAGCTTATCCTGTAAAGAGAGGAATCGCCGATAAAAATACCATCAAAGTAGCTTGTAAAAAATTATCAAATAACAATTGTATTGGAATTTTTATTGACGGCACTCGTCAAAAAAATGGGCGAGTTAACAAACCAAAACAAGGGGCTGCATTATTAGCTTTTAAAAATCAAAAACTATTATTGCCTGTAGCAATAGTGAATTCACATAAACTAATAAGATTTAAATTTTGCATACCTTTCTTTTCAAAAATAGTTATCAAAGTGGGAAAACCTGTTCAACCTCCGGAAAGCTCAACTAGAGATGATCTATATTCTTTAACTACGCACCTTCAAGATATTATTAATAATTTGATTGAATGA
- the radA gene encoding DNA repair protein RadA yields the protein MSSKLSTFICQNCGTETSQYFGKCLNCNSWNSIVEEIKSKRSKYQEIKTNKRALPFNEISSKKISRFTSGFEEFDRVLGGGIVPGSVVLLGGEPGIGKSTIVLQSAGKISLNERVLYVTAEESLEQVKIRWDRLNQNSIDLKIFAETNLSLIIDEIKHVNPSFAIIDSIQAIYDHEMESSPGSVSQVRACSSELQSLAKDNNIAILIIGHVTKDGALAGPKTLEHLVDVVINFEGDNISSHRLLRGIKNRFGSTFEIGIFEMLEEGLREIKNPSSIFTNKENISGVTTTITNEGTRPFAVDIQALVNKTFYSNPRRTTTGIGVNRLHQILAVIEKHVGIKLSEFDCYVATGGGFEISDPSSDLAVAISILSSLKNIPALASSSFIGELGLSGQVRKSNNLRTKIEEASRLGIKNIIVPKLEEDLNINFQNSINIKEISNIKEAVNYSLSD from the coding sequence ATGTCCAGCAAATTATCGACTTTTATTTGTCAAAATTGCGGAACAGAAACTTCTCAATACTTTGGGAAATGCCTTAATTGCAATTCATGGAATTCTATTGTTGAGGAAATCAAAAGCAAGAGATCTAAATATCAAGAAATAAAAACCAACAAGAGAGCTCTACCCTTTAATGAAATTTCATCTAAAAAAATATCAAGGTTTACAAGTGGATTTGAGGAATTTGATCGAGTGCTTGGCGGTGGAATAGTCCCTGGATCAGTTGTTTTGCTTGGAGGAGAGCCAGGTATAGGTAAAAGCACAATAGTTCTTCAATCAGCAGGTAAAATATCGCTCAATGAGAGAGTTTTATACGTTACTGCAGAAGAATCTTTAGAACAAGTCAAAATAAGATGGGATAGATTAAATCAAAACAGTATTGATTTAAAAATTTTTGCAGAAACTAATTTATCCTTAATTATTGATGAGATAAAACATGTAAATCCAAGTTTTGCAATTATTGATAGTATTCAAGCTATCTATGATCATGAGATGGAAAGTTCGCCAGGTTCAGTTTCTCAAGTTAGAGCATGTTCATCTGAGTTACAAAGTCTCGCAAAAGACAATAATATTGCAATTTTAATCATTGGTCATGTCACTAAAGATGGGGCTTTAGCTGGTCCAAAAACTTTAGAGCATTTAGTTGATGTAGTAATAAACTTTGAAGGAGATAATATTTCTTCACATAGATTACTTAGAGGTATAAAAAATCGATTTGGATCGACATTTGAAATCGGAATTTTTGAAATGCTCGAAGAAGGCTTAAGAGAAATAAAAAACCCAAGCTCAATCTTTACCAATAAAGAAAACATTTCAGGTGTTACTACCACCATAACCAATGAAGGAACTAGACCATTCGCAGTAGATATACAAGCACTTGTAAATAAAACTTTTTATAGCAACCCTAGGCGTACTACAACTGGAATTGGCGTTAACAGATTACACCAAATTCTAGCTGTTATTGAAAAACACGTAGGGATAAAATTATCTGAATTTGATTGTTACGTAGCTACTGGTGGTGGTTTTGAGATAAGTGATCCTTCATCTGACCTAGCAGTAGCAATATCAATTTTATCAAGCTTAAAGAATATACCTGCTTTAGCTAGTAGCTCATTTATTGGTGAATTAGGTTTGAGCGGTCAAGTTAGAAAATCGAACAACCTTCGAACCAAGATAGAAGAGGCTTCAAGACTAGGAATCAAAAATATAATAGTGCCAAAATTAGAGGAGGATCTGAATATTAATTTTCAAAATTCAATCAATATTAAAGAGATTTCCAATATTAAAGAAGCAGTTAACTATTCTTTGTCAGATTAA
- a CDS encoding beta-ketoacyl-ACP synthase III: MEGTKFNQIGVSFKGSGSYVPDQILTNQKISEKVDTSDEWIKSRTGISERRISSLGDNVTEMGYEAALTAIEMANWDIKTIDLIVLATSTPHDLFGSAPSIQAKLGAHNAVAFDLTAACSGFLFALITASQFLKGGGFKRAIVIGADQLSSFVDWNDRRSCILFGDGAGALAIEATNEFDNFIGFDMKTDGERGSFLNLPSKNNKDSIVDNIDFLSGGFSPIQMNGQEVYKFAVREVPIIIEKLFKRANYSSEQVDWLVLHQANQRILDSVGDRLKIPRKKILSNLEKYGNTSAATIPLMMDEAIRNNRIKQNDIIATSGFGAGLSWGAALIKWG; encoded by the coding sequence TTGGAAGGAACAAAATTTAATCAGATTGGAGTCTCATTTAAAGGAAGTGGAAGTTATGTACCCGATCAAATACTAACCAATCAAAAAATTAGTGAAAAAGTAGATACGAGTGATGAATGGATAAAATCTAGAACTGGGATTTCTGAGAGAAGAATTTCTAGCTTAGGAGATAATGTCACTGAGATGGGTTATGAGGCAGCACTAACTGCAATTGAAATGGCTAATTGGGATATTAAAACTATTGATTTAATTGTCTTAGCTACTTCTACACCACATGATTTATTTGGTTCAGCCCCATCTATTCAAGCAAAATTGGGAGCTCATAATGCTGTAGCTTTTGATTTAACTGCAGCATGCAGTGGTTTTTTATTTGCCTTAATAACAGCTTCACAATTTTTAAAAGGGGGTGGTTTTAAAAGGGCTATTGTTATAGGGGCAGATCAATTATCAAGCTTTGTTGACTGGAATGATAGAAGAAGTTGTATTCTCTTTGGTGATGGCGCAGGGGCATTAGCAATTGAAGCTACAAATGAATTTGATAATTTCATTGGCTTTGATATGAAAACTGATGGAGAAAGAGGTTCTTTTCTAAATCTTCCATCAAAAAATAATAAGGATTCTATAGTTGATAATATTGATTTTTTAAGTGGAGGTTTTTCTCCAATTCAGATGAATGGTCAGGAAGTTTATAAATTTGCAGTTAGAGAAGTTCCGATAATTATTGAAAAGTTGTTTAAAAGAGCTAACTATAGTTCTGAACAAGTTGATTGGCTGGTGTTGCATCAAGCTAATCAAAGAATATTAGATTCTGTAGGCGATAGGTTAAAAATTCCTAGAAAAAAAATACTTAGCAATTTAGAAAAATATGGCAATACTTCAGCAGCAACAATTCCATTAATGATGGATGAGGCTATTAGAAATAATAGAATTAAACAAAATGATATTATTGCTACGAGTGGTTTTGGTGCTGGACTAAGTTGGGGTGCAGCCCTTATTAAATGGGGTTAA
- a CDS encoding RNA recognition motif domain-containing protein: MSIRIYIGNLPQGFNPKEFDTLLKSFSDSIRFKAVLDKETKECRGFGFATTNNEENANLLIQKLNGFEFNGSKLRVELSEKKDSASNKKNSGNLNRNKKRKDFKKIVHSDAPNLEAPDPRWAGELSKLKDLLANQKTPA; this comes from the coding sequence ATGAGCATTCGTATTTACATTGGCAACTTACCACAAGGATTTAATCCAAAAGAATTTGATACACTTTTAAAATCATTTTCTGATTCGATTAGATTTAAAGCAGTTTTAGATAAGGAAACTAAAGAATGCAGAGGGTTTGGTTTCGCAACAACAAATAATGAAGAAAATGCTAATTTATTAATTCAAAAATTAAATGGTTTTGAGTTTAATGGTTCCAAATTAAGAGTAGAATTATCAGAAAAGAAAGATTCTGCTTCAAATAAAAAAAATAGCGGAAATTTAAACAGAAACAAGAAGAGAAAAGATTTCAAGAAAATTGTTCATAGTGACGCTCCTAATCTTGAGGCCCCCGATCCAAGATGGGCTGGAGAGCTATCCAAATTAAAAGATTTGTTGGCTAACCAGAAAACACCAGCTTAA
- a CDS encoding photosystem I assembly protein Ycf3 has product MPSNQNRDNFIDKAFTVIAESIVKIMPIAEKEKKAYIYYRDGLAAQNNGDYSEALEYYKESLLLEENKIDRGETLKNMAIIYMSNGEEDLSIETYEKALVENPKQPSCLKNIGLIYEKRGRYAEQSGDLDQRDIWFDKAAEVWSKAVRLYPGGYLDIENWLKNSGRSSIDMYL; this is encoded by the coding sequence GTGCCTAGTAATCAAAACAGAGACAATTTTATTGATAAAGCTTTTACTGTAATTGCTGAATCTATAGTAAAAATAATGCCTATCGCAGAGAAGGAAAAAAAGGCTTATATCTATTATAGAGATGGATTAGCTGCTCAAAATAACGGGGATTATTCAGAAGCATTAGAGTATTATAAAGAGAGTTTATTGCTTGAAGAAAATAAAATTGATAGAGGAGAGACTCTTAAAAATATGGCAATAATCTATATGAGCAACGGTGAAGAGGATTTGTCTATTGAAACTTATGAAAAAGCATTAGTTGAAAATCCTAAACAGCCATCATGCCTGAAAAATATAGGTTTAATTTATGAAAAAAGAGGAAGATACGCAGAACAATCTGGTGATTTAGATCAAAGAGATATTTGGTTTGATAAGGCTGCTGAAGTCTGGTCTAAAGCAGTGAGATTATATCCAGGTGGGTACCTCGATATTGAGAATTGGTTGAAAAATTCAGGAAGAAGTTCAATCGATATGTACCTCTAA
- a CDS encoding molecular chaperone yields MTNNLKRRQDFLTLVIHSTENSFGFGYRKNNNPVSDELFIKEFDKDLCNNLIVDFNKFISKENLKKVNKISVSIGPANFNASRLIVVLARTISQQINCPLDSFSSFEIMAKRIASKNNIFTNKQSFWIYKKLKRRGYVAGKYEICQNKETNSDLVVRELILPKVIKQMQSKELFFEANYEDKEDLSELLDLSNKNLLNANVKSWQKVTPLYPISPIN; encoded by the coding sequence ATGACAAATAATCTCAAACGAAGACAAGATTTTCTTACATTAGTAATTCATAGCACGGAAAATTCTTTTGGCTTTGGATATAGAAAAAACAATAATCCTGTATCTGATGAATTGTTTATAAAAGAATTCGATAAAGACTTATGTAACAATTTGATAGTTGATTTTAACAAATTTATTTCTAAAGAAAATTTAAAAAAAGTTAATAAGATTTCTGTCAGTATAGGTCCAGCAAATTTTAATGCTTCAAGACTAATTGTGGTTTTAGCAAGAACTATCTCACAACAAATAAATTGTCCTCTGGACAGTTTTAGCTCATTTGAAATAATGGCAAAAAGAATTGCATCAAAAAACAATATTTTCACAAACAAACAATCATTCTGGATTTACAAAAAATTAAAACGCAGGGGATATGTCGCAGGTAAATATGAGATTTGTCAAAACAAAGAAACAAATTCAGATCTAGTAGTTCGAGAATTAATACTACCAAAAGTTATTAAACAAATGCAGAGTAAAGAACTTTTTTTTGAGGCTAATTATGAGGATAAAGAAGATTTATCAGAATTATTAGATTTATCAAATAAAAATCTATTAAATGCCAATGTAAAATCATGGCAAAAAGTTACACCACTTTATCCTATATCTCCAATTAACTAA
- a CDS encoding CCA tRNA nucleotidyltransferase, which yields MSPILSLLPKGSYLVGGYIRDIILGRVTEEVDIDIVVPLNAIEIGKKITNNIESKFIILDKKREVVRIIFNHISIDIANQISSSIESDLVSRDFSINSIAFIFDKKCLFDPFNGLKDLEFSLIRTFSETNLLNDPLRILRCFRFVSELNFRIDDKLITYIKRNKEQLYLVAKERINNEVQKIVNGGNALDAVILVKRFNLFGSNNLYEDSFFLDLNKINYPELNQEEKNKFLPLFLISQILDDASLKKLKFSRSEIAKIKLLRKWHSLLKNKNISQLNELERFKLHQELEMFLPSFIFYLPQNLRLDWLKRWRDMEDKLFHPTNLLNGDVIKKNLELNDGPILGELLQYLSKELAYKRLNNFDEAIYKAKQWIEQNAPKCD from the coding sequence TTGAGTCCTATATTATCTCTGTTACCTAAAGGATCATATTTAGTTGGTGGTTATATAAGGGATATTATTTTGGGCAGAGTAACTGAAGAGGTAGATATTGATATTGTCGTACCTTTGAATGCTATTGAAATTGGGAAAAAGATTACAAATAATATTGAATCTAAATTTATAATTTTAGATAAGAAAAGGGAAGTAGTAAGAATTATTTTTAATCATATTTCAATTGATATTGCTAATCAGATTTCTTCCTCGATTGAGAGTGATTTGGTCAGCAGGGACTTTTCTATTAATTCAATTGCTTTTATATTCGATAAGAAGTGTTTGTTTGATCCATTTAATGGCCTAAAAGATTTAGAATTCTCATTGATAAGAACGTTTTCTGAAACTAATTTACTTAATGATCCTTTAAGGATACTAAGATGTTTTAGATTCGTTTCAGAATTAAATTTTAGAATTGATGATAAGTTAATAACTTATATTAAAAGAAATAAAGAGCAATTATATCTAGTTGCTAAAGAGAGGATTAATAATGAAGTTCAGAAAATAGTAAATGGGGGAAATGCTCTCGATGCTGTAATTTTGGTAAAAAGATTTAATTTATTTGGTTCTAATAATTTATATGAAGATTCTTTTTTTTTGGATTTAAACAAAATTAATTATCCAGAACTTAATCAGGAAGAAAAAAATAAATTCTTACCCTTATTTTTAATTTCCCAAATTTTAGATGATGCATCTTTAAAGAAACTTAAATTTAGTAGATCTGAAATTGCAAAAATTAAGTTATTACGAAAATGGCACTCTCTTTTGAAAAACAAAAATATCTCTCAATTGAATGAATTAGAAAGATTTAAATTACATCAAGAACTAGAAATGTTTCTTCCATCATTTATTTTTTATTTACCTCAAAATTTACGCTTAGATTGGCTAAAAAGATGGCGCGATATGGAAGACAAATTATTTCATCCCACAAATTTGCTTAATGGTGATGTAATCAAAAAAAATTTGGAATTAAATGATGGTCCTATCTTAGGAGAGCTTTTACAGTATCTTTCAAAGGAGCTTGCATATAAAAGATTGAATAATTTTGATGAAGCTATTTATAAAGCAAAGCAATGGATTGAACAAAATGCGCCAAAATGTGATTAA